From the Cryptomeria japonica chromosome 2, Sugi_1.0, whole genome shotgun sequence genome, one window contains:
- the LOC131042105 gene encoding mavicyanin, with translation MALGVAAMAALLILCACNNYAEATDYTVGDGQHWGFGVNYGDWASSKTFHAGDNLVFTYASAAHNVLEVQQSAYDSCATSNPIHTYTGGNTQISLTSAGTRYFICGFPGHCAGGMKVAVTVSAGSSFTSAPSKSSAPAPAPNKSSAPAPSPSTKSPSTPVPVPEPTSAGHVSQMKDMLGLLFASLISMSFILA, from the exons atgGCACTTGGGGTTGCAGCAATGGCGGCTCTGTTGATTTTGTGTGCATGTAATAATTATGCAGAGGCGACTGACTACACAGTGGGAGACGGCCAGCATTGGGGTTTCGGCGTAAACTATGGCGATTGGGCGTCTTCAAAAACATTTCATGCTGGAGATAATTTGG TGTTCACGTATGCAAGCGCAGCCCATAACGTGTTGGAGGTGCAACAGTCGGCTTATGATTCGTGCGCTACAAGTAACCCCATACATACGTACACAGGGGGAAACACACAAATTTCACTTACCAGTGCGGGGACAAGGTATTTCATTTGTGGATTTCCCGGTCACTGCGCTGGTGGTATGAAGGTGGCGGTGACCGTTTCAGCCGGTAGTTCCTTCACAAGTGCCCCAAGTAAATCCAGTGCCCCTGCACCTGCCCCAAATAAATCCAGTGCCCCTGCCCCATCTCCCTCAACGAAATCTCCCTCTACGCCGGTGCCGGTGCCGGAGCCTACCAGTGCAGGACACGTGTCACAGATGAAGGATATGTTGGGCTTGCTGTTTGCCTCTCTTATTAGTATGTCTTTCATCTTGGCTTAG